A section of the Saccharopolyspora gregorii genome encodes:
- a CDS encoding cupin domain-containing protein, which yields MLLGSAPARDQAQLWTWSLAAGDRYDAEPDPAGWHEMVFVTAGRLRIEREDEVAVVDAGDYAIYSSAQRYSYVNDAAGTTTFLRNVVS from the coding sequence GTGCTGCTCGGCAGCGCGCCCGCTCGCGACCAGGCGCAGCTGTGGACCTGGAGCCTCGCCGCCGGTGACCGCTACGACGCCGAACCGGACCCCGCCGGCTGGCACGAGATGGTCTTCGTGACGGCCGGGCGGCTGCGCATCGAGCGCGAGGACGAGGTGGCGGTCGTGGACGCGGGCGACTACGCGATCTACTCCAGCGCGCAGCGGTACTCCTACGTCAACGACGCAGCGGGGACCACCACGTTCCTCCGCAACGTCGTCTCCTGA
- a CDS encoding DMT family transporter, with protein MASILPGGADGGLTTSTRVAPRVWLVAALGLGAASCLIQIAMNWAQREVPPTRATIIYAGEPVWGGIFGRLAGDRLPGLALVGAALIIIGTLVSELKPRLKSEVDTPAAELSESTTR; from the coding sequence GTGGCCTCGATCCTGCCGGGCGGGGCGGACGGCGGGCTGACGACCTCGACGAGGGTGGCGCCCAGGGTGTGGCTGGTGGCGGCGCTCGGGCTCGGCGCGGCGAGCTGCCTGATCCAGATCGCGATGAACTGGGCGCAGCGCGAGGTCCCGCCGACGCGCGCCACGATCATCTACGCGGGCGAACCCGTGTGGGGCGGGATCTTCGGTCGCCTGGCGGGGGATCGGCTGCCGGGGCTCGCGCTCGTCGGCGCCGCGCTGATCATCATCGGCACCCTGGTCAGCGAGCTGAAACCACGCCTGAAGTCCGAAGTGGACACTCCTGCCGCCGAACTGTCCGAGTCCACCACCCGCTGA
- a CDS encoding isocitrate/isopropylmalate dehydrogenase family protein gives MTAPRSARTYRLGLLEGDGIGPEIVPAATRAVDAALTAAGAPAVEWVPLPLGRDAIEEHGTPSPESTLAALDELDAWLLGPHDSAAYPEPHRSRLNPSGTIRTRFGLYANIRPAKSFEGAKAMVPGTDLVIVRENTEGFYADRNTHAGTGEFMPTPDVAIAHGIITRPAVERIAHTAFQLARGRRGKLTIVHKANVLRLTTGLFRDVCREIAEQYPDVTVDDYHIDAMTVHLLRRAPEFDVIVTENMFGDILSDLTGELAGSLGIAPSINVSDRQGMAQAAHGSAPDIAGKDLANPIAMMLSSSMLLQWLGDRHQDAGLRAAAAALDAGIARTVAAGTCTSDMGGSAGTTAFAAAVAAAIADAR, from the coding sequence ATGACCGCACCCCGATCCGCCCGCACCTACCGACTCGGCCTGCTCGAAGGCGACGGGATCGGACCGGAGATCGTGCCGGCCGCCACCCGCGCCGTGGACGCCGCGCTCACCGCCGCCGGGGCCCCGGCCGTCGAGTGGGTGCCGCTGCCGCTGGGCCGGGACGCCATCGAGGAGCACGGCACGCCCTCGCCGGAGTCCACGCTGGCCGCGCTCGACGAGCTCGACGCCTGGCTGCTCGGGCCGCACGACAGCGCCGCCTACCCGGAACCGCACCGCTCGCGGCTCAACCCCAGCGGCACCATCCGCACCCGCTTCGGGCTGTACGCGAACATCCGCCCCGCCAAGTCCTTCGAGGGCGCGAAGGCGATGGTCCCCGGCACCGACCTGGTGATCGTGCGGGAGAACACCGAGGGCTTCTACGCCGACCGCAACACCCACGCGGGCACCGGCGAGTTCATGCCCACCCCGGACGTGGCGATCGCGCACGGCATCATCACCCGGCCCGCCGTGGAGCGGATCGCGCACACCGCCTTCCAGCTGGCCCGCGGGCGCCGCGGCAAGCTGACCATCGTGCACAAGGCGAACGTGCTGCGGCTGACCACCGGCCTGTTCCGCGACGTCTGCCGGGAGATCGCCGAGCAGTACCCCGACGTCACCGTGGACGACTACCACATCGACGCGATGACGGTGCACCTGCTGCGCCGCGCCCCCGAGTTCGACGTGATCGTCACCGAGAACATGTTCGGCGACATCCTCTCCGACCTCACCGGCGAGCTGGCCGGTTCGCTGGGCATCGCGCCGTCGATCAACGTCTCGGACCGGCAGGGCATGGCGCAGGCCGCGCACGGCTCCGCCCCCGACATCGCGGGCAAGGACCTCGCGAACCCGATCGCCATGATGCTGTCCAGCTCGATGTTGTTGCAGTGGCTGGGAGACCGGCACCAGGACGCGGGCCTGCGCGCCGCCGCCGCGGCGCTCGACGCGGGTATCGCGCGCACCGTCGCCGCCGGGACCTGCACCTCGGACATGGGCGGTTCCGCCGGGACGACGGCGTTCGCCGCCGCTGTCGCCGCCGCCATCGCGGACGCGAGATGA
- a CDS encoding cupin domain-containing protein: MPEHETFPAAVLRPAELSAFSRGGGARTIPLVTRERGATTFLNGQTLFEGGAGIPLHTHDCPESVVILEGDAIAEIDGVEHELTAFDTTYVDAGVPHRFRNASATAPMRILWTYASVDATRTLVATGETRRVDAEHGA, from the coding sequence ATGCCCGAGCACGAGACCTTCCCCGCCGCCGTGCTGCGGCCGGCCGAGCTGTCCGCGTTCTCCCGCGGCGGCGGTGCCCGCACCATCCCGCTGGTCACCCGGGAGCGCGGCGCCACCACGTTCCTCAACGGGCAGACCCTGTTCGAGGGCGGGGCGGGCATCCCGCTGCACACGCACGACTGCCCGGAGAGCGTGGTGATCCTCGAAGGTGATGCGATCGCCGAGATCGACGGCGTCGAGCACGAGCTCACCGCCTTCGACACCACCTACGTCGACGCGGGGGTGCCGCACCGGTTCCGCAACGCCTCGGCGACCGCGCCGATGCGCATCCTGTGGACCTACGCCTCCGTCGACGCCACCCGAACCCTGGTGGCCACGGGAGAAACCCGGCGCGTCGACGCGGAGCACGGGGCCTGA
- a CDS encoding GntR family transcriptional regulator produces MATPLVEQIAARIAEHIREERLVPGTRLVERALAERLAVSRSPVRGALRLLAADGVVAAGERGGYAVLRVPDAAPVAEDGDGVEATYLRIAGDRLDGRLPERVTESGLAREYGLTPAQLSRILQRIGAEGWIERMPGYGWRFRPMLTSQGSYRDSYRFRLTIEPAALLEPDFQLDEDAVREVRAQQQHLVDGAIREVGDAELFDRNSAFHEVLVQCSGNAFFIDSLRRVDRLRRLVEYRRTLPRDRAVVRCREHVEIADLLLAGRRAEAAERLREHLGSVGAEKAGE; encoded by the coding sequence ATGGCGACGCCCCTCGTCGAGCAGATCGCGGCGCGCATCGCGGAGCACATCCGCGAGGAGCGGCTCGTGCCGGGCACCCGCCTGGTGGAGCGGGCGCTCGCGGAGCGCCTCGCGGTGTCGCGCTCGCCGGTGCGCGGCGCGCTGCGGCTGCTCGCCGCCGACGGCGTGGTGGCGGCGGGGGAGCGCGGCGGCTACGCGGTGCTGCGGGTTCCGGACGCCGCACCGGTGGCCGAGGACGGGGACGGCGTCGAGGCGACCTACCTGCGGATCGCGGGGGACCGGTTGGACGGGCGGCTGCCGGAGCGGGTGACCGAGAGCGGGCTCGCCCGCGAGTACGGGCTCACGCCCGCGCAGCTGTCCCGGATCCTGCAGCGGATCGGTGCCGAGGGCTGGATCGAGCGGATGCCCGGCTACGGCTGGCGGTTCCGGCCGATGCTCACCTCGCAGGGCTCGTACCGGGACAGCTACCGGTTCCGGTTGACGATCGAACCGGCCGCGCTGCTCGAACCGGATTTCCAGCTGGACGAGGACGCGGTGCGGGAGGTGCGCGCGCAGCAGCAGCACCTCGTGGACGGCGCGATCCGGGAGGTCGGCGACGCGGAGCTGTTCGACCGCAACAGCGCGTTCCACGAGGTGCTGGTGCAGTGCTCGGGCAACGCGTTCTTCATCGACTCGCTGCGCCGGGTGGACCGGTTGCGCCGGTTGGTGGAGTACCGGCGGACGCTGCCGCGGGACCGCGCGGTGGTGCGCTGCCGCGAGCACGTGGAGATCGCGGACCTGCTGCTGGCGGGGCGCCGGGCGGAGGCGGCGGAGCGGCTGCGCGAGCACCTGGGCTCGGTCGGCGCCGAGAAGGCGGGGGAGTAG
- the asnB gene encoding asparagine synthase (glutamine-hydrolyzing), giving the protein MCGITGWVSYGRDLGTQDRVLRDMTETMACRGPDAAGTWVAPHAALGHRRLAVIDLPGGAQPMEVATPDGAVAMVYSGEAYNFTELRAELRGRGHRFDTDSDTEVVLRGYLEWGEQLAEHLNGMYAFAIWDERTEKLVMIRDRMGIKPFYYYETADGVLFGSEPKAILANPDAEPVVGLDGLREIFSFAKTPGFAVWEGMRELKPGHLAIVDRNGLRERCYWQLEVGDHTDDRDATVAHVRELLDDIIARQLVADVPRCTLLSGGLDSSAMTAIAALQLAEQGETVRSFAVDFPNQAENFRAIDVAPTQDTPFVHAVAEHVRSDHDDIMLDGAALSDPAVRAAAVAARDLPIGLGDRDNSLYLLFKAIREQSTVALSGESADEIFGGYPWFHDERKRDADTFPWLVDSPLTPSGLLDPGLSAQLDLGSYIGDNYRDAVAAAPLKDGETGQEKRMRQVCYMHLTRMVQTLLDRKDRMSMAVGLEVRVPFCDHRLVQYVFNTPWALKTFDGREKSILRGATRDTLPESVANRKKSGYPGSFDPNYLRAIQAQAAELIATDHRVLEFYDADRLKAATTADGATITHEQRGAIERSLDFATWLDQRNPVLKLS; this is encoded by the coding sequence ATGTGCGGCATCACGGGCTGGGTCTCCTACGGGCGTGATCTCGGTACCCAGGACCGAGTGCTGCGGGACATGACCGAAACGATGGCCTGCCGCGGCCCGGACGCCGCGGGCACCTGGGTCGCACCGCACGCCGCGCTCGGGCACCGGCGGCTCGCCGTCATCGACCTGCCCGGTGGCGCGCAGCCCATGGAGGTCGCCACGCCCGACGGCGCGGTCGCCATGGTCTACTCCGGCGAGGCCTACAACTTCACCGAGCTCCGCGCCGAACTGCGCGGGCGCGGGCACCGGTTCGACACCGACTCCGACACCGAGGTCGTGCTTCGCGGATACCTGGAGTGGGGCGAGCAGCTCGCCGAACACCTCAACGGCATGTACGCCTTCGCGATCTGGGACGAGCGCACCGAGAAGCTCGTGATGATCCGCGACCGGATGGGCATCAAGCCGTTCTACTACTACGAGACCGCCGACGGCGTGCTGTTCGGCTCCGAGCCCAAGGCGATCCTGGCGAACCCGGACGCCGAACCGGTCGTCGGCCTCGACGGGTTGCGCGAGATCTTCTCGTTCGCCAAGACGCCCGGCTTCGCGGTGTGGGAGGGGATGCGGGAGCTCAAGCCCGGCCACCTCGCCATCGTCGACCGCAACGGGCTGCGCGAGCGCTGCTACTGGCAGCTGGAGGTCGGCGACCACACCGACGACCGCGACGCCACCGTCGCGCACGTGCGGGAGCTGCTCGACGACATCATCGCCCGTCAACTCGTCGCCGACGTGCCGCGCTGCACCCTGCTCTCCGGCGGGCTCGATTCCTCGGCGATGACGGCGATCGCGGCGCTGCAGCTCGCGGAGCAGGGCGAGACGGTGCGCAGCTTCGCCGTCGACTTCCCCAACCAGGCCGAGAACTTCCGCGCCATCGACGTCGCCCCCACCCAGGACACGCCGTTCGTGCACGCCGTGGCCGAACACGTGCGCAGCGACCACGACGACATCATGCTCGACGGCGCGGCCCTGTCCGACCCGGCGGTGCGCGCCGCCGCCGTCGCCGCCCGGGACCTCCCGATCGGTCTCGGCGATCGGGACAACTCGCTGTACCTGCTGTTCAAGGCGATCCGCGAACAGTCCACAGTGGCCTTGTCCGGGGAATCGGCGGACGAGATCTTCGGCGGCTACCCGTGGTTCCACGACGAGCGCAAGCGCGACGCGGACACCTTCCCGTGGCTCGTCGACTCGCCGCTGACCCCGTCCGGGCTGCTCGACCCCGGCCTGAGCGCGCAGCTGGACCTCGGTTCCTACATCGGTGACAACTACCGGGACGCCGTCGCCGCCGCGCCGCTCAAGGACGGCGAAACCGGGCAGGAGAAGCGGATGCGGCAGGTCTGCTACATGCACCTGACCCGCATGGTGCAGACCCTGCTGGACCGTAAGGACCGGATGAGCATGGCCGTGGGCCTCGAAGTGCGGGTGCCGTTCTGCGACCACCGGCTGGTGCAGTACGTGTTCAACACCCCGTGGGCGCTGAAGACCTTCGACGGCAGGGAGAAGAGCATCCTGCGCGGCGCCACCCGGGACACGCTGCCGGAATCGGTGGCCAACCGGAAGAAGAGCGGCTATCCGGGCAGCTTCGACCCGAACTACCTCCGCGCCATCCAGGCGCAGGCCGCGGAGCTGATCGCGACCGACCACCGGGTGCTGGAGTTCTACGACGCGGATCGGCTCAAGGCCGCCACCACCGCCGACGGGGCGACCATCACCCACGAGCAGCGCGGCGCGATCGAACGGTCCCTGGACTTCGCCACCTGGCTGGACCAGCGGAACCCGGTGCTCAAGCTGTCGTGA
- a CDS encoding DUF418 domain-containing protein — MSTDTVPRPSAPPARPTPLAERAIAPDLARGMMLLLIALAHVPWFLYTAGTGAALLHPAGGGLADRIVQAATIVVVDARTHTMFAFLFAYGIGQLHARRIAAGASPREARGLLHRRHLWMFGFGLVHAALLWHGDILATYGVMGLVFVPLFLGRGDRALRVWIGVLVALGVAVCAISVMAGPVPPSVGPRPERFPITETGYLASALLRLANWAPTPLAGIATLALPTAFLLGLLASRHRVLEEPARHLPLLRRTAFFGIAAGWAAGVPLALHHVGVLGLPNLAVFGTVHFFAGIPAGVGYAALFGLVAHRITARGASPARPVRALVALGRRSLSGYLAQSAVFVPLLSAWGFAAGAHLSSWSAALVGVATWVLTAVLARLSERAGVRGPAETLLRRLSYREPRRRTAV, encoded by the coding sequence GTGTCCACCGACACCGTCCCGCGCCCGTCCGCACCACCGGCGCGACCCACCCCGCTCGCCGAGCGGGCGATCGCCCCGGACCTGGCCCGGGGCATGATGCTGCTGCTCATCGCACTGGCCCACGTGCCGTGGTTCCTGTACACCGCGGGCACCGGTGCCGCGCTGCTGCACCCGGCGGGCGGTGGGCTCGCCGACCGGATCGTGCAGGCGGCCACGATCGTCGTGGTGGACGCCCGCACGCACACGATGTTCGCGTTCCTGTTCGCCTACGGGATCGGACAGCTGCACGCCCGGCGGATCGCGGCGGGCGCCTCGCCGCGCGAGGCGCGCGGGCTGTTGCACCGCAGGCACCTGTGGATGTTCGGGTTCGGCCTGGTACACGCCGCGCTGCTGTGGCACGGCGACATCCTCGCCACCTACGGCGTGATGGGACTGGTGTTCGTGCCGCTGTTCCTCGGCCGCGGGGACCGCGCGCTGCGGGTGTGGATCGGGGTCCTGGTGGCGCTCGGCGTCGCGGTGTGCGCGATCTCGGTGATGGCGGGCCCGGTGCCGCCGTCGGTGGGTCCGCGTCCGGAGCGGTTCCCGATCACCGAGACCGGCTACCTCGCGTCCGCGCTGCTGCGGTTGGCGAACTGGGCGCCCACGCCGCTGGCAGGAATCGCCACGCTCGCGCTGCCGACCGCGTTCCTGCTGGGGCTGCTCGCTTCCCGGCACCGCGTCCTGGAGGAGCCCGCCCGGCACCTGCCGCTGTTGCGGCGCACCGCCTTCTTCGGCATCGCCGCGGGCTGGGCGGCGGGCGTTCCGCTGGCGCTGCACCACGTCGGCGTGCTGGGGCTGCCGAACCTGGCGGTCTTCGGCACGGTCCACTTCTTCGCCGGGATCCCCGCCGGGGTCGGTTACGCCGCCCTGTTCGGCCTCGTCGCGCACCGGATCACCGCGCGCGGTGCGAGCCCGGCCAGGCCGGTGCGCGCGTTGGTCGCGTTGGGGCGGCGCTCGCTCAGCGGGTACCTGGCGCAGTCGGCGGTGTTCGTGCCGCTGCTCTCGGCGTGGGGATTCGCGGCGGGGGCGCACCTGTCGAGCTGGTCGGCGGCGCTCGTCGGCGTCGCCACGTGGGTGCTGACCGCGGTGCTGGCGCGGCTCTCGGAACGAGCGGGCGTGCGCGGACCTGCGGAAACCTTGCTGCGCAGGCTCAGCTACCGGGAGCCGCGGCGGCGGACCGCGGTCTGA
- a CDS encoding CitMHS family transporter — protein MLAVLGFATLGVFMALVMRRYLTAFVAIMATPVVFAVAAGFGGRLDEMMLNGLEIVAPTAILLLFAVLYFGVMMDAKLFDPISRGIIRLSQGDPARICVGTAVLALLVALDGDGTTSYMILCSAFLPIYLRLGINPLVLAAIATMALGTISGTTPWGGAATRGISVLHLDSTDYFVHMIAPMALTSLAIITISWLLGRAQRKRIDRAVIEEFAAEIAEQRVDRDGRTWRTWFNAGLTVLLLVLLVFGVAELVNLFMLAFVVALVVNHPRLADQAEVVKKHASSAVPVVMLVLGAGIFTGIMTDTGMTKAMADALLSVVPASMGNLLPLFTAVISLPLSFFMSNDAYFFGVLPVLAESAGHYGIPAVEIARAGAIGQMMHSIGPTSAPLWVLLGLVKRDLGEFQRFALPWVLLASVAYIAFAVLTGAISVV, from the coding sequence ATGCTCGCCGTCCTGGGCTTCGCCACCCTCGGCGTCTTCATGGCGCTGGTGATGCGCCGCTACCTGACCGCCTTCGTCGCCATCATGGCCACCCCCGTCGTGTTCGCCGTGGCCGCCGGGTTCGGCGGACGCCTCGACGAGATGATGCTGAACGGCCTGGAGATCGTCGCCCCGACCGCGATCCTGCTGCTGTTCGCGGTGCTGTACTTCGGCGTGATGATGGACGCGAAGCTGTTCGACCCGATCTCGCGGGGCATCATCCGCCTCTCGCAGGGCGATCCGGCGCGCATCTGCGTCGGCACCGCCGTGCTCGCGCTGCTGGTGGCGCTCGACGGGGACGGCACCACCAGCTACATGATCCTGTGCTCGGCGTTCCTGCCGATCTACCTTCGGCTGGGCATCAACCCGCTGGTGCTGGCCGCGATCGCGACGATGGCGCTGGGCACCATCTCCGGCACCACGCCGTGGGGCGGGGCGGCGACCCGCGGGATCAGCGTGCTGCACCTGGACTCCACCGACTACTTCGTGCACATGATCGCGCCGATGGCGCTGACCTCGCTGGCCATCATCACGATCTCCTGGCTGCTGGGGCGCGCTCAGCGCAAGCGCATCGACCGCGCCGTCATCGAGGAGTTCGCCGCCGAGATCGCCGAACAGCGGGTGGACCGCGACGGGCGCACCTGGCGGACCTGGTTCAACGCCGGGCTCACGGTGCTGCTGCTGGTGCTGCTGGTGTTCGGCGTCGCCGAGCTGGTGAACCTGTTCATGCTCGCGTTCGTCGTCGCCCTCGTCGTCAACCACCCGCGGCTCGCGGACCAGGCCGAGGTCGTCAAGAAGCACGCGAGCAGCGCGGTCCCGGTCGTGATGCTGGTGCTGGGCGCCGGGATCTTCACCGGCATCATGACCGACACCGGCATGACGAAGGCGATGGCGGACGCGCTGCTGTCGGTGGTGCCGGCGTCGATGGGCAACCTGCTGCCGCTGTTCACCGCGGTGATCAGCCTGCCGCTGAGCTTCTTCATGTCGAACGACGCGTACTTCTTCGGCGTGCTGCCGGTGCTCGCCGAATCCGCGGGGCACTACGGGATCCCGGCGGTGGAGATCGCCCGGGCGGGCGCGATCGGGCAGATGATGCACTCGATCGGCCCGACCTCGGCACCGCTGTGGGTGCTGCTCGGCCTGGTCAAGCGGGACCTCGGCGAGTTCCAGCGCTTCGCGCTGCCCTGGGTGCTGCTGGCCTCCGTCGCCTACATCGCCTTCGCCGTCCTCACCGGGGCGATCAGCGTGGTGTGA
- a CDS encoding aspartate/glutamate racemase family protein, with the protein MTRPLVAFVHAAPAAVEPANAALREAFPEATAWNLLDDRLVSEADAAGGLTPALRRRMLGLIRHAVDGGAEAVQLSCSMYGPVAGLARQLWSAPVRGADDAAFAELARRGRTTAVLVSSLDSALAESAGRLDIAAPEARVLPALAQPAGADSLAVAVRPHLPAADLVLLAQYSLSPHAAALAADLGTEVLSPPLLAARSLRTQLLGAA; encoded by the coding sequence ATGACCCGCCCGCTCGTGGCGTTCGTGCACGCCGCGCCCGCCGCGGTGGAACCGGCGAACGCGGCGCTGCGCGAGGCGTTCCCGGAAGCGACGGCCTGGAACCTGCTGGACGACCGGCTGGTCTCCGAGGCCGACGCGGCGGGCGGGCTCACCCCGGCGCTGCGCAGGCGGATGCTGGGGCTGATCCGGCACGCCGTGGACGGCGGGGCGGAGGCGGTGCAGCTGAGCTGCTCGATGTACGGGCCGGTCGCCGGGCTCGCCCGGCAGCTGTGGTCCGCACCGGTGCGGGGCGCCGACGACGCCGCGTTCGCCGAACTCGCCCGCCGCGGCCGGACCACCGCCGTTTTGGTGTCCTCATTGGACAGCGCGCTCGCGGAATCGGCCGGGCGGCTGGACATCGCGGCTCCCGAGGCACGAGTCCTGCCCGCGCTCGCGCAGCCGGCCGGCGCCGATTCCCTCGCCGTGGCGGTGCGCCCGCACCTGCCCGCGGCCGACCTGGTGCTGCTCGCGCAGTACTCGCTGAGCCCGCACGCCGCCGCGCTCGCCGCGGACCTCGGCACGGAAGTGCTGAGCCCGCCGCTGCTCGCCGCGCGCTCGCTGCGGACGCAGCTGCTCGGCGCGGCCTGA
- a CDS encoding NAD-dependent succinate-semialdehyde dehydrogenase has protein sequence MTILSIDPATEAELARYEVDGPAEVDAALAAAATAQRAWRRTPLAERTALLREIARVLRAGRKRYARLITAEMGKPIAEAAAEVDKCALTCEHYAEHAAELLADRPVRTDDGEALVVCEPLGVVLAVMPWNYPFWQFFRFAAPALAAGNGAILKHANNVPQCALAIGEVLRDAGAPAGLCRALLVEVPVVAELIADDRIAAVTLTGSTEVGAIVAGQAGNALKKQVLELGGSDPFLVLADADVPAAAAAAVRARFTNVGQSCVNAKRFLVAEPIAEEFAAAFTAAAEALPVGDPTDPATRIGPMTRANLRDALHDQVLRTIAAGARLRTGGEPVPGPGFHYPPTVLDHVEPGMAAFDEETFGPVAAITRVAGAEQAVELANRTEFGLGAAVWTRDLALARRIAAEIDAGAVFVNGVVASDPRLPFGGVKKSGYGRELGAEGIREFVNVKTLWIREERA, from the coding sequence GTGACCATCCTGTCGATCGACCCGGCCACCGAGGCCGAACTGGCGCGGTACGAGGTGGACGGTCCCGCCGAAGTGGACGCGGCCCTCGCGGCCGCCGCGACCGCCCAGCGGGCCTGGCGCCGGACGCCGCTCGCCGAGCGCACCGCGCTGCTGCGCGAGATCGCCCGCGTGCTGCGCGCCGGGCGGAAGCGCTACGCCCGGCTGATCACCGCCGAGATGGGCAAGCCGATCGCCGAAGCCGCCGCCGAGGTCGACAAGTGCGCGCTCACCTGCGAGCACTACGCCGAGCACGCCGCGGAGCTCCTCGCCGACCGTCCTGTTCGGACGGACGACGGCGAGGCGCTGGTCGTGTGCGAACCGCTCGGCGTGGTCCTCGCGGTGATGCCGTGGAACTACCCGTTCTGGCAGTTCTTCCGGTTCGCAGCCCCCGCGCTGGCCGCCGGGAACGGCGCGATCCTCAAGCACGCCAACAACGTTCCGCAGTGCGCGCTCGCGATCGGCGAGGTGCTGCGCGACGCGGGCGCGCCCGCGGGGCTGTGCCGGGCGCTGCTGGTCGAGGTGCCGGTCGTCGCCGAGCTCATCGCCGACGACCGGATCGCCGCGGTCACCCTCACCGGATCCACCGAGGTCGGCGCGATCGTCGCCGGACAGGCCGGGAACGCGCTGAAGAAGCAGGTGCTCGAACTCGGCGGCTCCGACCCGTTCCTGGTGCTCGCCGACGCGGACGTGCCCGCCGCGGCCGCCGCCGCGGTGCGGGCCCGGTTCACCAACGTCGGCCAGTCCTGCGTCAACGCCAAGCGGTTCCTGGTGGCCGAGCCGATCGCCGAGGAGTTCGCCGCCGCCTTCACCGCGGCCGCCGAAGCGCTGCCCGTCGGCGATCCCACCGACCCGGCCACCCGGATCGGCCCGATGACCCGCGCGAACCTGCGCGACGCCCTGCACGACCAGGTGCTGCGCACGATCGCCGCGGGCGCGCGGCTGCGCACCGGCGGCGAACCGGTGCCGGGGCCCGGTTTCCACTACCCGCCGACTGTGCTGGACCACGTCGAACCGGGCATGGCCGCGTTCGACGAGGAGACCTTCGGACCGGTCGCGGCGATCACCCGCGTCGCCGGTGCCGAGCAAGCGGTGGAACTGGCCAACCGCACCGAGTTCGGCCTCGGCGCCGCGGTGTGGACCCGCGACCTCGCGCTGGCGCGGCGCATCGCCGCCGAGATCGACGCGGGCGCGGTGTTCGTCAACGGCGTCGTCGCCTCCGACCCGCGGCTGCCGTTCGGCGGGGTGAAGAAGTCCGGTTACGGCCGCGAACTGGGTGCCGAGGGCATCCGCGAGTTCGTCAACGTCAAGACCCTCTGGATCCGCGAGGAGCGCGCCTGA